The Brassica oleracea var. oleracea cultivar TO1000 chromosome C6, BOL, whole genome shotgun sequence genome includes a region encoding these proteins:
- the LOC106296844 gene encoding F-box protein SKP2B, with product MVSEEGSATLDRCFEKMKMEGIVISEWKDIPVELLMKILNLVDDRTVIIASGVCSGWRDAISFGLTRLSLSWCKKNLNSLVLSLAPKLVKLQTLVLRQDNPQLEDNAVEAIANHCHELQDLDLSKSLKLTDHSLYSLARGCTNLTKLNLSGCTSFSDTALAYLTRFCRKLKVLNLCGCVEAVSDNALQAIGENCNEMQSLNLGWCENISDDGVMSLAYGCPDLRTLDLCGCVLITDESVVALANKCVHLRSLGLYYCRNITDRAMYSLAQSGVKNKHEMWRSVKKGKFDEEGLRSLNISQCTYLTPSAVQAVCDTFPALHTCSGRHSLVMSGCLNLTSVHCACILQAHRTHTALPHPAH from the exons ATGGTGAGTGAAGAAGGGTCAGCAACACTTGACCGATGCTTTGAAAAGATGAAGATGGAAGGCATCGTGATCAGCGAGTGGAAAGATATCCCTGTGGAGCTTCTCATGAAGATCCTTAACCTTGTTGATGATCGGACGGTCATCATTGCTTCTGGTGTTTGCAGTGGCTGGAGAGATGCTATTTCCTTTGGTCTCACTCGTCTCTCCCTCTCTTG GTGCAAGAAGAACCTGAATAGTTTGGTTCTGTCTCTTGCTCCAAAACTCGTCAAGCTTCAGACATTAGTATTGAGACAGGACAACCCCCAGCTTGAGGACAACGCAGTGGAAGCAATAGCGAATCACTGTCACGAGCTACAAGATCTTGACCTAAGCAAAAGCTTGAAACTCACCGACCATTCTCTCTATTCTCTGGCTCGCGGTTGCACAAACCTCACTAAACTCAACCTTAGCGGCTGCACTTCATTCAGCGACACTGCTTTGGCCTATTTGACAAGGTTTTGCAGGAAGCTCAAAGTTCTGAATCTTTGTGGTTGTGTGGAAGCTGTATCTGACAATGCATTGCAG GCTATTGGAGAAAACTGCAATGAGATGCAGTCACTAAACTTGGGATGGTGTGAGAATATAAGTGATGATGGAGTCATGAGCCTAGCTTATGGCTGTCCTGATCTAAGAACCCTTGATCTTTGCGGCTGTGTTCTAATTACAG ATGAGAGTGTTGTTGCTTTGGCAAATAAGTGTGTACACTTGAGGTCGTTGGGGTTATACTATTGCAGGAACATAACAGACAGAGCAATGTACTCACTGGCTCAGAGTGGAGTGAAGAACAAGCACGAGATGTGGCGGTCGGTTAAGAAAGGAAAATTCGATGAAGAAGGTCTAAGAAGCCTCAACATTAGCCAATGCACTTACCTCACACCTTCAGCGGTTCAAGCTGTCTGTGATACATTCCCTGCGCTCCACACTTGCTCAGGCAGGCATTCTCTGGTCATGAGTGGTTGTCTGAATCTAACATCAGTTCACTGTGCCTGTATCCTCCAGGCTCACCGCACCCACACCGCTCTCCCTCACCCGGCTCATTAA
- the LOC106300601 gene encoding ACT domain-containing protein ACR3-like, with translation MAKVYWPYFDPEYENLSSRINPPSVSIDNTSCKQCTLVKVDSMNKPGILLEVVQVLTDLDLTITKAYISSDGGWFMDVFHVTDQQGNKVTDSKTIDYIEKVLGPKGHAASSQNTWPGKRVGVHSLGDHTSIEIIARDRPGLLSEISAVLADLHFNVVAAEAWTHNRRIACVLYVNDNETSRAVDDPERLSAMEEQLNLVIRGSEQENEKVARTSLSIGSTHVDRRLHQMLFADRDYDAVCKVDGSGLEPKITVEHCEEKGYSVISVSCEDRAKLMFDIVCTLTDMQYIVFHATITSSGPHASQEYFIRHKDGCTLDSEGEKERVIKCLEAAIHRRVSEGWSLELCAKDRVGLLSEVTRILREHGLSVTRAGVTTVGEQAVNVFYVRDASGNPVDVKTIEALRGEIGHSMMINVKNKVPSRRWKEEGQAGTGGGWAKTSFFFGNLLEKFLP, from the exons ATGGCTAAAGTTTACTGGCCCTACTTTGATCCTGAATATGAGAACTTGAGCTCCAGAATAAATCCTCCAAG TGTGTCTATAGACAACACTAGCTGCAAACAATGCACTCTTGTCAAG GTTGACAGTATGAACAAACCTGGTATACTACTAGAAGTTGTGCAAGTTCTAACCGATCTTGATCTCACTATCACCAAAGCATACATCTCTTCTGATGGTGGATGGTTCATGGACG TTTTCCATGTCACTGATCAACAAGGAAACAAGGTTACTGATAGCAAAACAATTGATTACATCGAGAAG GTGTTAGGACCAAAGGGTCATGCTGCGTCTTCACAAAACACTTGGCCAGGTAAAAGAGTCGGTGTCCACTCACTAGGCGACCACACATCAATCGAGATCATTGCTCGTGACCGTCCTGGTCTCTTGTCTGAGATCTCAGCTGTACTAGCAGACCTACACTTCAATGTAGTGGCAGCTGAAGCATGGACTCATAACCGTAGGATCGCTTGTGTTCTCTATGTGAATGATAACGAGACCTCTAGAGCCGTTGATGATCCAGAAAGATTGTCTGCAATGGAAGAGCAGCTCAACCTTGTGATACGCGGGTCTGAACAAGAAAATGAGAAAGTTGCTCGGACGAGTCTCTCCATTGGGTCCACTCATGTTGACCGTAGGCTTCATCAGATGCTTTTCGCTGATAGAGACTATGATGCAGTGTGTAAGGTTGATGGTTCTGGACTCGAGCCTAAGATCACTGTTGAGCATTGTGAAGAGAAAGGTTACTCTGTGATAAGCGTGAGCTGTGAGGATAGAGCTAAGCTGATGTTCGACATTGTATGCACGCTTACTGATATGCAGTACATTGTGTTTCACGCCACGATTACATCGAGCGGTCCTCATGCCTCTCAGGAGTATTTCATCAGACACAAAGATGGTTGCACTCTTGACTCTGAAGGAGAGAAAGAGAGAGTTATCAAATGCCTAGAAGCTGCAATACATAGAAGAGTCAGCGAG GGCTGGAGTTTGGAGCTATGTGCAAAGGACAGAGTTGGACTTCTGTCTGAAGTGACTAGGATTCTGAGAGAGCATGGTCTTTCAGTGACTCGAGCTGGTGTGACAACAGTTGGAGAACAAGCGGTTAACGTTTTCTATGTGAGAGATGCTTCAGGGAATCCAGTGGACGTGAAGACGATAGAGGCGTTACGTGGAGAGATTGGACACAGCATGATGATTAACGTGAAGAACAAGGTACCTAGCAGGAGATGGAAAGAAGAAGGTCAAGCTGGAACAGGAGGAGGGTGGGCCAAAACCAGTTTCTTCTTTGGGAATTTGCTGGAGAAGTTCTTGCCTTGA